The genomic segment AACTGCTTGAGCATGTAGTGCTCCGACTGCAGCGGCCCGGGAATGCGCTCGCAGTGCCACGTCAGGATCTCGGCCGCGGCCGGTTCGAGGTCGGTGAACGTGCGAAACCAGTGCGGAACCACCGAGCGGTAGCCGGACCAGCGGCCTCGCTGGCCGGCGGCCGATCTGGCCATGTCGATCAGAGTCTCGGCCTCGTCGCCAGTCACGCCGTACGCCTCCAACATCCTGCGCACGTCGCCGAGCTTCGCACCGACCGCGCCTGACTCGATCTTGTTGACCTTCCCCTGCGTGCAGCCCAAGATCTCGGCAACCTGCTGCTGGGTGAGTCCGGCGGACCGACGCGCATGCCGGAGCTCGTTGCCGAGTTGTTTTCGACGGGAAGTGACGGTGCTGGCCATGGCGCGATGACGTTACCGCGTTCAGCCGCATGAGTGAAATCACCTCACAGGCTGGCTTTCGGATCTTCCGACGGACACGCTGCGCGACGACCCACGACGAACGCCGTCCGCGTAGGGTCGGATTCATGACCTCGCAGACGGCCAGAGCAAGCATCGGCGTCACCGGACTCGCGGTCATGGGCCGCAATCTCGCGCGCAACCTCGCGCGCCACGGACACACGGTCGCCCTGCACAACCGGACGGAACAGCGAACACGTGACCTCGTCGAGCAGTTCGGTTCCGAGGGCGACTTCGTCCCCACCTACTCCGCCGAGGAGTTCGTGCGGGCGCTGGAGCGACCGCGCAAGCTCGTCATCATGGTGAAGGCGGGCGCACCGACCGACGCGGTCATCGACGAGTTCGCTCCGCTGCTCGAACCCGGCGACATCGTCATCGACGCCGGCAACGCCCACTTCGCCGACACGCGCCGCCGCGAGGCCGCGCTCCGCGAGCGGGGTCTGCACTTCGTGGGCACGGGCGTCTCCGGTGGTGAGGAAGGCGCCCTGCACGGGCCCAGCATCATGCCGGGCGGCTCGGCCGAGTCCTACGAATCGCTGGGGCCGCTGCTGGAGGACATCTCCGCGAAGGTCGACGGCGCGCCGTGCTGCACGCACGTCGGGCCGGACGGCGCGGGCCACTTCGTGAAGATGGTGCACAACGGCATCGAGTACTCCGACATGCAGCTGATCGCGGAGTCGTTCGACCTGCTGCGCGGCGCGCTCGGCCTCGAACCCGCCCAGATCGCCGAGACCTTCCGGACGTGGAACACGGGCAGGCTCGACTCCTATCTCATCGAGATCACCGCCGAGGTGCTCGCCCACACCGACCCGCACACCGGCAAGCCGTTCGTCGACATCGTCGCCGACGAGGCCGAGCAGAAGGGCACCGGCCGCTGGACGGTCCAGAACGGCCTGGAGCTCGGGGTGCCGATCACGGGCATCGCCGAGGCGACCTTCGCCCGGTCGCTGTCCGGACACGCCGGACTGCGCCAGGCGGCGCGCGGGCTCGCCGGGCCCGACCGCGGGTCCGCCGCACGCCAGGGTGTTCCCGAGAGCTTCGCCGACGACGTCGAGCAGGCTCTGTACGCGTCCAAGGTGGTGGCCTACGCGCAGGGCTTCCACCAGATCCAGGCGGGCAGCGCCGAGTTCGGCTGGAACATCGACCTCGCGTCCGTGGCCGCCATCTGGCGCGGCGGCTGCATCATCCGCGCGACCTTCCTCGACGACATCCGTGCCGCCTACCGCGCCGAGCCCACGCTTCCCACGCTGCTGACGAGCGGCGGGTTCCGCAAGGCCGTCGAGGACGCGCAGGACGCGTGGCGGTCCGTGGTGGCCACGGCCGTCCGGCTGGGCAT from the Saccharomonospora azurea NA-128 genome contains:
- the gndA gene encoding NADP-dependent phosphogluconate dehydrogenase — translated: MTSQTARASIGVTGLAVMGRNLARNLARHGHTVALHNRTEQRTRDLVEQFGSEGDFVPTYSAEEFVRALERPRKLVIMVKAGAPTDAVIDEFAPLLEPGDIVIDAGNAHFADTRRREAALRERGLHFVGTGVSGGEEGALHGPSIMPGGSAESYESLGPLLEDISAKVDGAPCCTHVGPDGAGHFVKMVHNGIEYSDMQLIAESFDLLRGALGLEPAQIAETFRTWNTGRLDSYLIEITAEVLAHTDPHTGKPFVDIVADEAEQKGTGRWTVQNGLELGVPITGIAEATFARSLSGHAGLRQAARGLAGPDRGSAARQGVPESFADDVEQALYASKVVAYAQGFHQIQAGSAEFGWNIDLASVAAIWRGGCIIRATFLDDIRAAYRAEPTLPTLLTSGGFRKAVEDAQDAWRSVVATAVRLGIPTPGFSTALAYYDGLRADRLPASLIQGQRDYFGAHTYRRVDREGSFHTTWATDPRVEHEA